In Musa acuminata AAA Group cultivar baxijiao chromosome BXJ2-8, Cavendish_Baxijiao_AAA, whole genome shotgun sequence, one genomic interval encodes:
- the LOC135620024 gene encoding ubiquitin-conjugating enzyme E2-17 kDa-like: MASRRIIKELKDLQRDPPTSCSAGPVAEDMFHWQATIMGPPDSPYAGGVFLVTIHFPPDYPFKPPKVAFKTKVFHPNINSNGSICLDILKEQWSPALTISKVLLSICSLLTDPNPDDPLVPEIAHMYKTDRTKYETTARSWTQRYAMG; the protein is encoded by the exons ATGGCTTCGAGGCGTATCATCAAGGAGCTGAAGGATCTCCAGCGGGACCCCCCGACGTCTTGTAGCGCAG GACCGGTCGCTGAAGACATGTTCCATTGGCAAGCAACAATAATGGGTCCACCAGACAGTCCATATGCAGGGGGAGTTTTTCTTGTCACTATCCACTTTCCTCCAGACTATCCATTTAAGCCACCTAAG GTTGCTTTCAAGACAAAGGTTTTCCATCCAAATATTAACAGCAATGGGAGCATTTGCTTGGACATCTTAAAAGAACAATGGAGTCCTGCATTGACTATTTCCAAG GTGCTGCTGTCAATCTGCTCCCTCTTAACTGACCCAAACCCAGATGACCCATTGGTCCCAGAGATCGCCCACATGTACAAGACAGATAGGACCAAGTATGAGACCACTGCAAGGAGCTGGACCCAGAGGTATGCAATGGGCTAA
- the LOC135620025 gene encoding arabinogalactan protein 41-like, whose product MAATSKVFLGLVAIVAFIVAVALPAVQAQAPAPAPASDGTSIDQGIAYLLMMVALVLTYLIHPLDASSLYKLF is encoded by the exons ATGGCGGCGACTTCGAAGGTTTTCCTGGGTTTGGTGGCCATTGTGGCTTTCATCGTTGCGGTCGCCTTGCCGGCTGTTCAGGCCCAGGCCCCGGCTCCCGCCCCTGCCAGTGATG GGACATCAATTGACCAAGGCATTGCCTATCTACTGATGATGGTGGCTCTGGTCCTCACCTACCTCATCCACCCCCTGGATGCCTCCTCCCTCTACAAGCTCTTCTAG